The genomic stretch ACCCTGTGGAAATATTGCCCGGAATCAGCGCCGCACAAATCTTGGCTTCCAAGACCAAAGTCTGCTTTGACGAGACCACCTTTCTCACTTTTCACCGCAGGGGTGATTTGGAACCGTTCAAACGCCATCTGCTGCACGTTTTGGAAGATCAGCGCAATGCCATTGTCATCCCGCACACCTGGGATTTCATGCCTGCGGCAATGGCCAGCTATCTGATCGAACAGGGAATCTCTTCAGACCATCAAGTCGAGGTCTGGGAACACCTGACAGCAACAGAAGCTGCTTGGCAAGGAACTCTTGCCGAGTGTACACAGGAATTCAGTGACATGAGCATCATGCTGATCCGCACGCTTCAGCCCATGCCGAGCCAGGTGTAAGGACAAATGCATCGCGTCGCCACCGAACCAGGACACCTCGACCATACCCACCCGAGCACCAAAATCGAGCAGACCTCTGCAGAGTTGATCTTCATCAGTGCAGCTGATTCCGACCTATCCTTGGTAGCTCAAGCTTGGCTGCCCATGTTTGGAGATCGCTTGCGCTTCGTGCACGCCTCCGCCCTCCAACATCCCGAAACTGTAGAACACTATGCTGACGAAGTCCTCTGCCATAGCCGCTTGATTGTGCTGAGGTTGCTTGGTGGGGCATCTTACTTTCCACACCTGCTGGACGAGTTGCAGCACCTTCGCCAGCATCCGGAGCGAAACTTCAGGATTCTAATGCTTCCCGGAACAGAGCAATGGGATGATTCGGTATGTGATTACAATGACTTCTCTGAGAGCTTTGCTCAAAATTGTTTCACCTACTTGCGAGAGGGTGGTGTCTTCAATGCCGAACAACTTGGACGCCTACTGCTTCGGGAATTAGATGATGCAACCCACTTCGAAGTAGAAGCCCCACAAGTGATGCCGCGTTTTGGCTGGTACGGTGATCCACCCGGAACAGCAAACCAGCAGCCTGTTGTCTGGTTGTGCTTCTATCGAGCCTGGTATCAAACTGGAGATCTCGCCGTAGTCGATGCCCTGGCCAGGCAATTGACAGCTAACCAATTGAGTGTTCGCTGTTGCTTTGCCTATAGTCTGCGTGATCCGGATACACAGCACTGGCTGCGGCAAGCGGCTCTGGAAGAACCTCCTCAGGCGATCCTGACCACACAGAGTTTTGCGATCAGTTTACAGTCTCCTGAACAGGAACGCTGGTTGGAGGAGTTCGACTGCCCCGTGCTACAACTACCGGTCTCTCTGCAGGACTCACATACTTGGGAGCACAATCCCCGAGGCTTGGCACCGGCTGAAGTTGCCATGAACGTGGCTCTTCCCGAAATTGACGGGCGAGTCTTGGCAACCGTTGTTGGTTTTAAGGAAATCA from SAR324 cluster bacterium encodes the following:
- the cbiE gene encoding precorrin-6y C5,15-methyltransferase (decarboxylating) subunit CbiE encodes the protein MIIGVGIGPGDPDWLTQRGAKLIREAEWIVGFRTVNGFVREMISESAEVLHLTYKNQTEELERAAQAHQQGKNVVVLFMGDPHFSGFQMIERLERACGHPVEILPGISAAQILASKTKVCFDETTFLTFHRRGDLEPFKRHLLHVLEDQRNAIVIPHTWDFMPAAMASYLIEQGISSDHQVEVWEHLTATEAAWQGTLAECTQEFSDMSIMLIRTLQPMPSQV